One genomic segment of Mesoterricola silvestris includes these proteins:
- a CDS encoding HU family DNA-binding protein: protein MTKTTSKPETIGIPELSASLAEAHDLTKARAKAMLDGLRDEIVQSLLGGKRVNVFGLGTFEVRATREKMGRNPKTGEKIQIPAGRKVVFKAAKGLKDQM from the coding sequence CCCGAAACCATCGGCATTCCTGAGCTTTCCGCCTCCCTCGCCGAGGCCCATGACCTCACCAAGGCCCGCGCCAAGGCCATGCTGGACGGCCTCCGGGACGAAATCGTGCAGTCGCTCCTCGGCGGCAAGCGCGTGAACGTCTTCGGCCTCGGCACCTTCGAAGTGCGCGCCACCCGCGAGAAGATGGGCCGCAACCCCAAGACCGGCGAGAAGATCCAGATCCCCGCCGGCCGCAAGGTCGTCTTCAAGGCCGCCAAGGGCCTCAAGGACCAGATGTAG
- the thiS gene encoding sulfur carrier protein ThiS, with the protein MITVNGDPVAWTPGMTVRDVLAERNFKFPLLVIKIDSTLVQPRDYPTTPVPDGAVVQVIHLMSGG; encoded by the coding sequence ATGATCACGGTCAACGGCGACCCTGTGGCCTGGACCCCCGGCATGACCGTCCGGGACGTCCTGGCGGAGCGGAACTTCAAGTTCCCGCTCCTGGTCATCAAGATCGACAGCACCCTCGTCCAGCCCCGGGACTACCCCACCACCCCCGTCCCCGACGGGGCGGTGGTGCAGGTGATCCATCTCATGAGCGGGGGGTAG